A region of Granulicella sibirica DNA encodes the following proteins:
- a CDS encoding beta-N-acetylhexosaminidase, translated as MKRNLTNGTGLSNLAAYCTNPSVKTLVKRLLPLLATVSLFGAIHSRGQRAPFENDLMPLPSTLNVSGDPVAITSAFALSFKGATNPLLIASARQLLDRLEAQTLVQLDKNPRSSAEAILSIEVDDTSMTRPTLGVDESYSLDVNGAQGKVLLRAKTIFGAMHGFETFLQLVQPSPNGFVIPPVHIVDSPRFPWRGLMLDAGRRYMPVEQVLRTLDGMAAVKLNVLHWHLTEDFGFRIESKKFPQLHELGSEGQYYTQEEARNIVQYASARGIRVVPEFDIPGHSTAWFVGYPELAAAPGPYHVEHENKIFNAVMDPTRDSTYKFLDVLLGEMAGLFPDEYMHIGGDEAKTVDWMANPAIVIFMQKHSLKDGKALQAYFNLRVQAILKKHGKQMVGWDEILEPELSSDVIIQSWRGTEFLGNGARQGHRGFLSQPWYLDHMYSAAQMYAADPLPEGNTLSPAQAKLVLGGEACMWSNHLSWINEESRIWPRSAVVAERLWSPATARDTVDMYRRLDATSLRLDAIGVNHLVEPQRAFRQMAGSEEGARKLALFTSILQPVDYRERSKEQHPSTVTPVGHLADFTAPDPSPRRTLPILVDAYLHDRNPEKHEAYRTQLHGIFMSWLASSSAVNALAATRPLIAEVSQRRGELPQLAFLGLEAMAYIESRNAPTSDWLTTQKEVLSRASLHKELLDFVILDPLNDLLKASEQSQKSQ; from the coding sequence ATGAAACGCAATCTCACGAATGGCACCGGCCTCTCGAATCTCGCCGCATACTGCACGAACCCCAGCGTCAAAACACTTGTCAAGCGCCTGCTCCCGCTTCTCGCCACCGTGTCGCTCTTCGGAGCCATTCACTCCAGGGGCCAGCGGGCGCCTTTCGAGAACGATCTGATGCCGCTCCCGTCAACGCTGAACGTCTCCGGCGACCCTGTCGCGATCACTTCTGCGTTCGCCCTGTCCTTCAAAGGAGCAACGAACCCTCTTCTTATCGCCAGCGCGAGACAACTGCTGGACCGCCTCGAAGCACAGACGCTCGTGCAACTGGATAAGAATCCACGCTCCTCGGCGGAAGCCATCCTGAGCATCGAAGTCGACGACACGTCAATGACTCGGCCGACCCTGGGCGTCGACGAAAGCTACTCCCTCGACGTCAACGGAGCGCAGGGCAAAGTGCTTCTGCGCGCGAAGACCATCTTCGGAGCGATGCATGGCTTCGAGACGTTCCTTCAGCTTGTCCAGCCGAGCCCCAACGGCTTCGTTATCCCACCCGTCCACATCGTTGATAGCCCCCGCTTCCCGTGGAGAGGCCTCATGCTCGACGCCGGACGCCGCTATATGCCGGTCGAGCAGGTGCTGAGAACCCTCGACGGCATGGCCGCCGTAAAGCTGAACGTCCTCCACTGGCACCTGACCGAAGACTTCGGCTTCCGGATCGAGAGCAAAAAGTTCCCGCAGCTCCACGAACTTGGCTCGGAGGGGCAGTACTACACGCAGGAAGAGGCTCGCAACATCGTTCAGTACGCGTCGGCGCGAGGAATCCGCGTGGTTCCAGAATTTGACATCCCCGGCCACTCCACCGCTTGGTTCGTGGGCTACCCGGAACTCGCAGCGGCGCCCGGCCCCTACCACGTCGAGCACGAGAACAAGATCTTCAACGCGGTCATGGACCCCACGCGCGACTCGACCTACAAGTTCCTCGATGTCTTACTTGGTGAAATGGCCGGTCTCTTCCCCGATGAGTACATGCATATCGGTGGAGACGAGGCGAAGACCGTCGATTGGATGGCGAACCCGGCCATCGTCATCTTCATGCAGAAGCATTCCCTCAAAGACGGCAAAGCCCTGCAGGCATACTTCAATCTCCGCGTGCAGGCTATCCTCAAAAAACATGGCAAGCAGATGGTCGGCTGGGACGAGATCCTTGAACCGGAGCTCTCATCCGACGTCATCATCCAAAGCTGGCGCGGAACGGAGTTTCTTGGCAACGGAGCCCGTCAAGGCCACCGCGGCTTTCTCTCTCAGCCCTGGTATCTCGATCACATGTACTCAGCCGCGCAGATGTACGCGGCTGATCCTCTGCCCGAAGGCAACACGTTGTCGCCAGCCCAGGCGAAATTGGTACTCGGGGGAGAAGCCTGCATGTGGAGCAATCATCTCTCCTGGATCAACGAAGAGTCACGCATCTGGCCACGCTCCGCTGTTGTGGCCGAACGTCTCTGGTCTCCCGCCACCGCACGCGATACGGTGGACATGTATCGCCGCCTGGATGCCACCTCCCTCCGTCTTGACGCAATTGGCGTCAATCATCTCGTAGAGCCACAGCGTGCCTTCAGACAAATGGCAGGCAGTGAAGAAGGAGCCCGGAAGCTTGCGTTATTCACCTCTATCCTGCAGCCTGTCGATTACCGTGAGCGCTCTAAAGAGCAGCACCCTTCGACCGTGACGCCCGTTGGCCACCTGGCCGACTTCACCGCGCCCGATCCCTCCCCGCGCCGCACTCTTCCCATCTTGGTCGATGCCTACCTGCACGATCGCAATCCCGAGAAGCATGAAGCATACCGGACTCAGTTGCACGGCATCTTCATGTCGTGGCTCGCAAGCTCCTCAGCGGTGAACGCACTCGCAGCAACCCGCCCGCTCATTGCCGAAGTGAGCCAGCGTCGAGGAGAACTGCCGCAACTGGCCTTCCTGGGTCTTGAGGCTATGGCGTACATTGAATCTCGGAATGCCCCAACGTCCGATTGGCTTACCACGCAGAAGGAGGTCCTCAGCAGGGCAAGTTTGCACAAGGAACTGCTGGACTTCGTAATCCTCGACCCCCTCAACGACCTCCTCAAGGCCTCTGAACAGAGTCAGAAAAGTCAATAA
- a CDS encoding Gfo/Idh/MocA family protein — MGKKEQGMPEDSTRRDFLRLGAVATIGISAAAALPAQAQKTSVGTMVNVPFEAKTPRIAIVGVGGRGTSLLKNLLGTDAEIVALCDIYEEKAKKAQALVEAAGRKKPEIYFGNEHSFEDLMKRTDVDLVIAATYWQWHAPIGVAAMESGKHAALEVPAVTTMEDCWKIVNTSEKTRKHCLILENCCYGYNETLVLRMTHAGELGDLLYGEGAYLHDLRDILFSSEGEGLWRRASHTQHDGNLYPTHGLGPVANFMGIQRGDRFTTMVSMSSRQRGLDVYRAQTVKAGDPRMAEKYIAGDMNVSLVKTAGGKLITVKHDVVNPRPYSRVNTVSGTKGLFEDYPPRIYIDGQAGGEKYGTLDAWKQYEHPLWKNEGENAKKMGGHGGMDFLMLFRLVQCMKEGLPPDMDVYDAAAWSSIGPLSFDSVAHGGGPVDVPDFTRGHWRDRSASAIALQA; from the coding sequence ATGGGAAAGAAAGAGCAAGGGATGCCAGAGGACAGCACCCGGAGGGACTTTCTCCGTCTTGGCGCAGTGGCGACGATCGGAATCAGTGCGGCAGCGGCTCTTCCGGCGCAGGCGCAGAAGACGTCTGTAGGGACGATGGTGAACGTGCCGTTCGAGGCGAAGACCCCGCGCATCGCGATCGTGGGCGTGGGCGGGCGGGGAACTTCGCTGCTGAAGAACCTGCTTGGGACCGATGCGGAGATTGTCGCACTTTGCGACATTTACGAGGAGAAGGCCAAGAAGGCACAGGCTCTGGTGGAAGCTGCGGGACGGAAGAAGCCGGAGATCTACTTCGGCAATGAGCACTCGTTCGAAGACCTGATGAAGCGAACGGATGTCGACCTGGTGATCGCGGCGACGTACTGGCAGTGGCATGCGCCGATTGGCGTGGCGGCGATGGAGAGCGGAAAGCATGCGGCGCTCGAGGTTCCGGCGGTGACCACGATGGAGGACTGCTGGAAGATCGTGAACACTTCGGAGAAGACGCGAAAGCACTGCCTGATTCTCGAGAACTGTTGTTATGGGTACAACGAGACGCTTGTGCTGCGGATGACGCATGCGGGCGAGCTTGGCGACCTGCTGTATGGCGAGGGGGCTTACCTGCATGACCTGCGCGACATCCTGTTCTCGAGCGAGGGCGAGGGGCTTTGGCGGCGGGCGTCGCATACCCAGCATGATGGGAACCTGTATCCGACGCACGGGCTTGGGCCGGTGGCGAACTTCATGGGGATCCAGCGTGGCGACCGGTTTACGACGATGGTCTCGATGAGCTCGAGGCAGCGCGGACTGGACGTCTACCGCGCGCAGACGGTGAAGGCGGGCGATCCGCGGATGGCAGAGAAGTACATTGCGGGCGATATGAACGTGTCGCTGGTGAAGACGGCCGGCGGAAAGCTGATCACGGTGAAGCACGACGTGGTGAATCCGAGGCCTTACTCGCGGGTGAATACGGTTTCGGGGACGAAAGGTTTGTTCGAGGATTATCCGCCGCGCATTTATATCGATGGGCAGGCGGGTGGTGAGAAGTATGGGACGCTCGATGCGTGGAAGCAGTATGAGCATCCGCTTTGGAAGAACGAAGGGGAGAACGCGAAGAAGATGGGCGGTCACGGCGGGATGGACTTCCTGATGCTGTTTCGGCTGGTGCAGTGCATGAAGGAAGGGCTGCCGCCAGATATGGATGTGTACGACGCCGCGGCCTGGTCGTCGATTGGGCCGCTTAGTTTTGATTCGGTGGCGCATGGGGGCGGGCCGGTGGACGTTCCGGACTTTACGCGTGGGCACTGGCGGGATCGCAGCGCTTCGGCGATTGCTTTGCAGGCGTAG
- a CDS encoding carbohydrate kinase family protein — protein sequence MPDSSPSTKRFDLTLAGETNLDLILYGLPEHMPVERELLGDAFQLTLGGSSAILAHNLAVLGNRVGFITQTGRDDMGAIALERLRSSGVDLSRSTLHPTLGTGVTVLLPHGSKRHILTYPGVMAEMNLADLDIDYLADSRHFHLSSLFLQTALAPDLPYLFTILKSRGLTLSLDTNDDPADQWSGVLSPLLDLIDILIPNEDEILRIARASNLEEALDKLSPRIPLIVVKCGSRGAIVQQGSQRDHIAPLTVQPIDTIGAGDSFNTGFLTAWLRGESPTRAAALGNITGALSTQRAGGTEAFRDPLFREHFLATHPNP from the coding sequence ATGCCCGATTCTTCCCCAAGCACAAAACGCTTCGATCTTACGCTCGCCGGTGAAACCAATCTAGACCTCATCCTCTACGGCCTCCCAGAACACATGCCTGTCGAGCGCGAACTCCTCGGCGACGCCTTCCAACTCACCCTCGGCGGCTCCTCCGCCATCCTCGCCCACAACCTCGCCGTCCTCGGCAACCGTGTCGGCTTCATCACCCAGACCGGCCGCGACGACATGGGCGCCATCGCCCTCGAACGCCTCCGCTCCAGCGGCGTGGACCTCTCCCGCTCCACCCTCCACCCCACCCTCGGCACCGGCGTCACCGTTCTCCTCCCCCACGGTTCAAAGCGTCACATCCTCACCTACCCCGGCGTCATGGCCGAGATGAACCTCGCCGACCTCGACATCGACTACCTCGCCGACTCCCGCCACTTCCATCTCTCCTCCCTCTTCCTCCAGACCGCCCTCGCACCCGACCTCCCTTACCTCTTCACCATCCTCAAGTCCCGCGGCCTCACCCTCTCCCTCGACACCAACGACGACCCCGCCGACCAATGGTCCGGCGTCCTCTCGCCCCTCCTCGACCTCATCGACATCCTCATCCCCAACGAGGACGAGATCCTCCGCATCGCCCGCGCCTCTAACCTCGAAGAAGCCCTCGACAAGCTCTCCCCGCGCATCCCCCTCATCGTCGTCAAGTGCGGTAGCCGCGGAGCCATCGTCCAGCAAGGCTCCCAGCGCGACCACATCGCACCCCTAACCGTTCAGCCCATCGACACCATCGGAGCCGGCGACAGCTTCAACACCGGCTTCCTCACCGCCTGGCTCCGAGGCGAATCCCCCACGCGCGCCGCCGCCCTCGGCAACATCACCGGAGCCCTCTCCACCCAGCGCGCCGGCGGCACCGAAGCCTTCCGCGACCCCCTGTTCCGCGAACACTTCCTAGCCACCCACCCCAACCCCTGA
- the agaR gene encoding transcriptional repressor AgaR: MRRNAVEGTAKKPVEEIEGGAQMLIEERRQHILGLVQQHGRVLVDDLSQALGISRITIRKDLDALQMRGVLQRTHGGALLPQAGTLFDPSLKEKETQRSEEKVRISAAAVELVKEGQCVLLDSGTTTSAIARALKKFSRLTVITNAVNIAAELSSTDFEVIMTGGSLRKNSFSLVGPLAEEMLHEMHADILFLGVDGFDLEMGLTTPNMMESRVNRAMVKASTMVVTVCDSTKFNRRSLSKIVDIGAIHHVITDDKLPKATADAIRKMGIQLTLV, encoded by the coding sequence ATGCGCCGTAACGCTGTTGAAGGTACTGCAAAGAAGCCGGTGGAGGAGATCGAGGGCGGGGCGCAGATGCTCATCGAGGAGCGGCGTCAGCACATCCTCGGGCTGGTGCAGCAGCATGGGCGGGTGCTGGTGGATGACCTGTCGCAGGCGCTGGGGATTTCGCGGATTACGATTCGCAAGGATCTCGATGCGCTGCAGATGCGCGGGGTTCTGCAGAGGACGCATGGCGGGGCTCTGCTGCCACAGGCTGGGACGCTGTTCGATCCTTCACTGAAGGAGAAGGAGACGCAGCGGTCGGAAGAGAAGGTACGGATTTCGGCGGCGGCGGTGGAGCTGGTGAAGGAAGGTCAGTGCGTGCTGCTGGATTCGGGTACGACGACGTCGGCGATTGCACGGGCGCTGAAGAAGTTCAGCCGGCTGACGGTGATTACGAACGCGGTGAATATAGCGGCGGAGCTGAGCAGTACGGACTTCGAGGTGATCATGACGGGTGGGTCGCTGCGGAAGAACTCGTTCTCGCTGGTAGGGCCGCTCGCGGAAGAGATGCTTCATGAGATGCATGCGGACATACTGTTTCTCGGGGTGGATGGGTTCGACCTAGAGATGGGGTTGACGACGCCGAACATGATGGAGTCGCGGGTGAACCGGGCGATGGTGAAGGCTTCGACGATGGTGGTGACGGTGTGCGATTCGACGAAGTTCAATCGGCGGAGCTTGTCGAAGATTGTGGATATTGGCGCGATTCATCATGTGATTACGGACGACAAGCTGCCGAAGGCGACGGCGGATGCGATCCGGAAGATGGGTATTCAGTTGACGTTGGTTTAG
- a CDS encoding TonB-dependent receptor domain-containing protein has translation MNKPCRRNAFLSSDRSGLESIRRFLLVASLALCFLVLRVPLSGQTVNATLRGTVTDASGGAVPAVHLSLVEPSTGQVVREATSMANGDYEFGELKPGTYELRSTAAGYKMFVAANILLDSGQIRRVDAQLALGEAAEEVTVSAGAALIATESATIQGVFSAKQHDESPQVTIYPTTYSMLTTLSGVQGGTGTPIANGQQQAQQTQTFDGIPNDLQGAQSNNANFFEEVSATLFNAPAESAVPVQINEVTKRGSNSFHGKASYRIYDSVFNAEGFYDTSKTPYIQHEWNIEGGGPIWKDRTFFYGQWFAQRIPLGTQYHASVPTTNWRAGVFATTIIDPTTGQPFANNTIPTSRISSVALAFQNNYLPAPNTASSSQVNDYSFHFPFNSDLYRGDWPIARVDHNLTKNNSFFVRWLMRQTPYVLNDGLPSLVWTRLRRHQQYAAGDTHIFSARLLNNFRFGYSTDYLIDGQSEAGQTPPDGSKVLSTTGLQGSNPSGQTGQGFPTVTITGLTSLVNVPGGTKANNHIITANDSISWQVGRHVWKFGGDVEHFDNFYGRVTDYGTFAFDGSITGSAYADFLLGLPRTTQRTNPLGDREQTLTEYGLYAEDSFKLTRKLSLDYGIRWDLYGTPSAQDHLMYNFDPTTGDVIVDPAALSKVSPLYPSTITVKTGDVQAIADKTNFVPRLGAAYQLSDHSVVRGGYGIYISRLGTAGAFNNFLPINPQLGSTGPFALSEIYAQNTPSPTTPALLSFPNPYPSSTALASVPSQSVNAYPRNISNGHIHQFSGTYEVEWRKIGIRSSYVGSRSTGLNYSLNTNNPPAGTTAFTTSSRPYPNLVSTTFLRFDGGAKYDSLQVDVKRRAGGFTFNANYSYSRSKANFLDTENAYDVLSHWSNDGLTRRHYAVGSVVYALPFGHGRQFLSNSNGYLDRAVGGWSTNLITYLASGTYFSPSFSGSDPSHTNTFGGLPDLVGDPNAVPGGKSKTDWFNVAAFSIPQSGHFGNALPNSLESQKLYLTHLSLIKETAITERVKFQFITQISNLFNHPQFVPPSGSITVAGGNQFTTQVGTFSSLEVAKPRQITFQGGFTF, from the coding sequence ATGAACAAGCCCTGTAGAAGGAATGCTTTCCTTTCTTCGGATCGATCCGGATTGGAATCCATCCGCCGCTTTCTTCTTGTTGCCAGCCTTGCCCTTTGCTTCCTGGTATTGCGGGTGCCGCTGTCCGGGCAGACGGTGAACGCCACCCTGCGCGGAACGGTGACGGACGCGTCCGGCGGTGCAGTTCCGGCGGTTCATTTGAGTCTTGTGGAGCCCTCGACCGGACAGGTTGTGCGCGAGGCCACCTCAATGGCGAATGGAGACTATGAGTTCGGGGAACTGAAGCCGGGTACTTACGAGCTTCGGTCGACAGCGGCTGGATACAAGATGTTCGTGGCGGCGAACATCCTGCTGGATAGCGGTCAGATACGACGCGTCGATGCGCAGCTAGCGCTCGGTGAGGCGGCTGAAGAGGTGACGGTTTCAGCGGGAGCTGCGCTGATCGCTACTGAGTCGGCGACGATCCAGGGTGTGTTCTCGGCGAAGCAGCATGATGAATCACCGCAGGTAACGATCTATCCCACGACCTACTCGATGCTTACGACGCTTTCCGGCGTACAGGGCGGAACGGGAACGCCGATCGCGAATGGGCAGCAGCAGGCGCAGCAGACGCAGACCTTCGACGGTATTCCGAACGATCTGCAGGGAGCGCAGAGCAACAACGCGAACTTCTTCGAAGAGGTCTCGGCGACGCTGTTCAACGCGCCGGCGGAAAGCGCGGTTCCGGTGCAGATCAACGAGGTAACCAAGCGCGGCAGCAACTCGTTTCACGGCAAGGCGAGCTATCGCATCTACGATTCGGTCTTCAACGCAGAGGGTTTCTACGATACTTCGAAGACTCCTTACATCCAGCATGAGTGGAACATCGAAGGTGGCGGGCCGATCTGGAAGGATCGCACCTTCTTCTATGGGCAGTGGTTCGCGCAGCGGATTCCACTGGGAACGCAGTATCACGCGAGCGTTCCGACGACGAACTGGAGAGCGGGCGTATTCGCTACCACGATCATCGATCCGACTACCGGGCAGCCGTTCGCCAACAATACGATTCCGACCAGCCGCATCAGCTCTGTCGCTCTGGCGTTCCAGAACAACTATCTCCCGGCTCCGAATACTGCTTCGAGCAGCCAGGTCAACGACTACTCGTTTCACTTCCCCTTCAACAGCGATCTCTATCGCGGTGACTGGCCGATTGCGCGTGTCGATCACAACCTGACGAAGAACAACAGCTTCTTCGTTCGGTGGTTGATGCGGCAAACTCCTTACGTGCTGAATGACGGTTTGCCTTCGTTGGTTTGGACGCGTCTTCGGCGGCACCAGCAGTATGCCGCTGGCGATACGCACATCTTCTCGGCGCGGCTGTTGAACAACTTCCGGTTTGGCTACTCGACTGACTATCTTATCGATGGTCAGTCGGAGGCGGGACAGACTCCTCCGGATGGAAGCAAGGTGCTTTCGACGACGGGACTACAGGGATCGAATCCTAGCGGGCAGACTGGTCAAGGGTTCCCGACGGTTACTATTACTGGGTTGACTTCGCTGGTGAATGTTCCAGGTGGTACGAAGGCGAATAATCACATCATCACGGCGAATGATTCCATTAGCTGGCAGGTCGGAAGACATGTCTGGAAGTTCGGTGGCGATGTGGAGCACTTCGATAACTTCTACGGACGTGTAACCGACTACGGAACGTTTGCGTTCGATGGTTCGATCACTGGTAGCGCTTATGCGGACTTCCTGCTTGGTCTGCCGAGGACGACTCAGAGGACGAATCCGCTTGGAGACCGGGAGCAGACGCTGACGGAATATGGTCTGTATGCGGAGGATTCGTTCAAGCTGACGCGTAAGTTGAGCCTGGACTATGGCATCCGCTGGGATCTGTATGGAACGCCGAGCGCGCAGGATCACCTGATGTATAACTTCGATCCGACGACTGGAGATGTGATCGTGGATCCTGCAGCGCTCTCGAAGGTGAGTCCGCTGTATCCCTCGACGATCACGGTGAAGACTGGCGATGTGCAGGCGATTGCCGATAAAACGAACTTCGTTCCGCGTCTCGGAGCGGCTTACCAGTTGTCCGATCACTCGGTGGTGCGGGGTGGATATGGGATCTATATCTCTCGTCTTGGTACTGCTGGCGCGTTCAACAACTTCCTTCCCATCAATCCGCAGCTTGGTTCTACTGGGCCGTTCGCGTTGAGCGAGATCTATGCGCAGAACACGCCGAGTCCGACGACTCCAGCGTTGCTGTCGTTCCCGAATCCTTATCCCTCGAGCACAGCGCTTGCTTCGGTTCCGAGCCAGAGTGTAAATGCTTATCCGCGGAATATCTCGAATGGCCATATTCACCAGTTCAGCGGAACGTATGAGGTCGAGTGGCGAAAGATCGGCATTCGGAGTTCGTATGTCGGTTCGCGCAGCACGGGTTTGAACTATTCGTTGAATACGAACAATCCTCCTGCGGGGACGACGGCTTTTACGACGAGTTCGCGGCCTTATCCAAATCTTGTTTCGACTACGTTTCTGCGGTTCGATGGTGGAGCAAAGTATGACAGCCTCCAGGTCGATGTAAAGCGGCGCGCTGGCGGGTTTACGTTCAATGCGAATTACTCTTACTCGCGGAGCAAGGCAAACTTTCTCGATACCGAGAATGCGTATGACGTGCTGAGCCACTGGTCGAACGATGGTTTGACTCGTCGACACTATGCGGTTGGAAGCGTGGTCTATGCGCTTCCATTCGGACACGGACGGCAGTTCCTTTCAAACAGCAATGGCTATCTTGACCGGGCTGTCGGGGGCTGGTCGACGAACCTGATCACGTACCTTGCTTCGGGAACTTACTTTTCGCCTTCGTTCTCGGGCTCGGATCCTTCGCACACGAATACGTTTGGCGGACTTCCGGACCTGGTTGGCGATCCGAACGCGGTTCCTGGCGGTAAGAGCAAGACCGACTGGTTCAACGTGGCGGCGTTTTCGATTCCTCAATCCGGACACTTCGGCAACGCGCTTCCGAACAGCCTGGAGAGCCAGAAGCTCTACCTGACGCACCTTTCGCTCATCAAGGAGACGGCGATCACGGAACGGGTGAAGTTCCAGTTCATCACGCAGATCTCGAACCTCTTCAACCATCCGCAGTTTGTTCCTCCGAGCGGAAGCATCACCGTCGCGGGTGGAAACCAATTTACGACGCAGGTTGGAACGTTCAGTTCACTCGAGGTGGCGAAGCCACGGCAGATCACTTTCCAGGGAGGCTTCACCTTCTGA
- a CDS encoding SIS domain-containing protein has translation MASTQMTTLAGFLELSVEEQEARGLRFTPQEIAQQPDTWEATARLFRENQGRICEFLDSVGVRSGVEAKPVVLLVGAGTSDYIGRSLSLLLRRTWGCEVSACASTELLPNLEDMIVPGRKYLWVSFSRSGDSPEGVAVIEQAVRLYPEIAHLVVTCHAEAAMISVAKKADRSCVLVLDDAVNDRSLAMTSSFTNMVVVGQCLAHAWSFDEYERVMERLARAGREMLVSAGKEAERLASKGYGRICLVGTGALAGVAKESALKVLEMTAGQVKTIPETVLGLRHGPMAALDSGTLFVCFVSQDGRRARYAGDLLREIGAKGVAAERIAVGPASMREEFRGCCESYLAVPDEIGDGYRPVVDVIFGQLLGLFNSVAHGLKPDAPSPGGVISRVVQEFRIY, from the coding sequence ATGGCAAGCACTCAAATGACGACTTTAGCAGGCTTTCTTGAACTTTCGGTCGAGGAGCAGGAAGCCCGCGGGCTGCGGTTTACGCCGCAGGAGATCGCGCAGCAGCCGGATACCTGGGAGGCGACGGCGCGGCTCTTCCGCGAGAACCAGGGGCGGATCTGCGAGTTTCTGGATAGCGTCGGGGTGCGGTCGGGGGTTGAGGCAAAGCCGGTGGTGCTGCTGGTGGGGGCGGGGACGTCGGACTATATCGGGCGGTCGCTGAGCTTGCTGCTGCGGCGGACGTGGGGATGCGAGGTTTCGGCTTGTGCGAGCACGGAGCTGCTGCCGAATCTCGAGGACATGATTGTGCCGGGGCGGAAGTATCTGTGGGTTTCGTTTTCACGCTCGGGCGACTCGCCGGAGGGTGTGGCGGTGATCGAGCAGGCGGTGAGGCTGTATCCGGAGATTGCGCACCTGGTGGTGACGTGCCATGCGGAGGCGGCGATGATTTCGGTGGCGAAGAAGGCGGACCGGTCGTGCGTGCTGGTGCTGGATGACGCGGTGAACGATCGCAGCCTGGCGATGACGAGCTCGTTTACGAACATGGTGGTAGTGGGGCAGTGTTTGGCGCATGCGTGGTCGTTCGACGAATATGAACGGGTGATGGAGCGGCTGGCTCGCGCAGGGCGGGAGATGCTGGTGAGTGCGGGGAAGGAAGCCGAGCGGCTGGCGTCGAAGGGGTATGGGCGGATTTGCCTGGTGGGTACGGGGGCGCTGGCGGGCGTGGCGAAGGAGAGCGCGCTGAAGGTGCTCGAGATGACGGCGGGGCAGGTGAAGACGATTCCAGAGACGGTGCTTGGGCTGCGGCATGGACCGATGGCGGCGCTGGATTCGGGGACGTTGTTTGTCTGCTTTGTTTCTCAGGATGGGCGGCGGGCACGGTATGCGGGGGATCTGCTGCGGGAGATTGGGGCGAAGGGTGTTGCGGCGGAGAGGATCGCGGTTGGGCCGGCTTCGATGCGGGAGGAGTTTCGTGGGTGCTGCGAATCATACCTGGCGGTTCCGGATGAGATTGGCGATGGATATCGGCCGGTGGTGGATGTGATCTTCGGGCAGTTGCTTGGGCTTTTCAACTCGGTGGCGCATGGGTTGAAGCCGGATGCTCCGAGCCCGGGGGGCGTGATCAGCCGCGTGGTGCAGGAGTTCCGGATTTACTGA
- a CDS encoding aldose epimerase — translation MRAVVLADEGGRVQSLLDVDTGVEFLLQAEGTWREQEASLNARFEDGWCAGIEECLPSVGKCGPETDGGAVPDHGDFWQTPWVVEDGQGGVRLTALGFSRPLRFTKTMALRGRAFLVDYVVENVGSETTSFLYACHPLLAVEEGDVVVMPAEVTRLAVHSSLGARLGGEVSWPEHEGMDLGLVLGRDAGVAEMLYTPRLTAGWCGVYRAKAGQGIVLRFDPEMLPYVGMWLCYGGWPVPGAEPVQYAVALEPTVAACGTLAEAERLGVARVLAAGGTGGWWIEFEVSQAGMGLEEFRGFCDGTRS, via the coding sequence TTGCGGGCGGTTGTGCTTGCCGATGAAGGTGGGCGGGTGCAATCGCTGCTCGATGTGGACACGGGTGTGGAGTTTCTGCTGCAGGCGGAGGGGACGTGGCGGGAGCAAGAAGCTTCGCTGAATGCGCGGTTCGAGGATGGGTGGTGCGCGGGGATTGAGGAGTGTCTGCCCAGCGTTGGCAAGTGTGGGCCGGAGACTGACGGTGGGGCCGTGCCGGATCATGGGGATTTCTGGCAGACGCCCTGGGTGGTGGAGGACGGACAGGGTGGGGTGAGGCTGACGGCTTTGGGCTTCAGCCGGCCACTGCGGTTTACCAAGACGATGGCGCTGCGGGGCCGGGCTTTCCTGGTGGATTACGTGGTGGAGAATGTGGGCTCAGAGACGACTTCCTTTCTCTACGCCTGCCATCCGCTGCTTGCGGTTGAAGAGGGCGACGTTGTGGTGATGCCGGCGGAGGTTACGCGGCTTGCGGTGCATTCCTCTCTTGGGGCTCGGCTCGGTGGGGAGGTTTCGTGGCCGGAGCATGAGGGGATGGACCTGGGGCTTGTGCTGGGGCGGGATGCGGGGGTGGCGGAGATGCTTTACACCCCGCGGCTGACTGCCGGGTGGTGTGGGGTGTATCGGGCTAAGGCTGGGCAGGGGATTGTGCTGCGGTTTGATCCGGAGATGCTGCCTTACGTGGGGATGTGGCTCTGCTATGGGGGCTGGCCGGTCCCTGGAGCGGAGCCGGTGCAGTATGCCGTTGCGCTGGAACCTACGGTGGCTGCTTGCGGGACGCTGGCGGAGGCTGAGAGGCTTGGGGTGGCTCGGGTGCTTGCTGCGGGTGGTACGGGTGGTTGGTGGATTGAGTTTGAGGTTTCGCAGGCGGGGATGGGGTTGGAGGAGTTTCGGGGGTTTTGTGATGGGACGCGTTCGTAA